CAACGGTTCGTCGTGTGGATGATGCGTATGGGGATCGTAATTTAATTTGCACCTGCGCACCTATCGAAGCGTACATGGAAGCTTAAGAAGCTAATAAAATCAATAGACACAAGCCCCTTTACCATCATGAAGGGGCTTTTTCTTGCGCTAATTTCATCTTAAACGACCCTTGAACATCATGTTATTTGCTATGCATGCATAATAGTTATCTCAATTTTTAATATCTTGCCCTACCTTATCACAATACCAAAGCAATGAAAATCGGAATTACTGGAACAGGCTCATACATCCCCGCTGTTTTGACTAAAAATTCAGCGTTTAATCATCACGAATTTTTAAATGAGGATGGTACTCCCTTTGCCCATGAAAACGAGGTAATCATAGAAAAGTTTAAGGCCATTACAGGTATCGAAGAGCGCCGGTATGCACCTGATACTTTAAATACTTCCGATATGGCTTTTTTTGCGGCCGAAAAGGCGATTGCAGATGCCCGTATCGATAAAGAAACTTTAGACTATATTATTTTTGCTCATAATTTTGGCGATGTGAATCACGGTGAGTCGCAAGGAGATACCTTACCCAGTTTAGCAACACGTGTAAAACATCATTTAAAAATTAAAAATCCTAAATGCGTTGCCTATGATATTCTTTTTGGCTGCCCAGGGTGGATTGAAGGGGTGATACAGGCGTATGCCTTTATCAAAAGTGGTATGGCTAAGAAATGTTTAGTAATTGGCGCTGAAACCCTTTCTCGAGTAGTGGACCAATACGATCGCGATTCTATGATTTATTCTGACGGTGCTGGGGCTACCATTATTGAAGCTTCGGACGCCAATGGTGAAATTTTAGCCCATGCTTCTGCCACCTATGCTTTTGAAGAAGCCAATTTTCTATTCTTTGGAAAATCATACGCTCAAAAAGATACTAGCGGTACAAAGTTTATAAAAATGCACGGTCGTAAAATCTATGAATTTGCGGTCATTAATGTGCCCAAAGCCATGAAAGAGTGTTTAGACGACAGTGGACTTGCCATTAGCGATGTCAAAAAAATATTCATTCATCAAGCCAATGAAAAAATGGATGAAGCCATCGTAAAACGATTTTACAAAGCTTACGGTATGGCGATGCCTGAAGGTATTATGCCTATGAACATAAAAGAAAACGGGAATAGTTCCGTAGCCACGATCCCTACCCTTTTTGACATGGTTAAAAAAGGAAAATTAGCCCCTCATAGCGTCACTAAAGGAGATGTTGTTATCTTTGCAAGTGTTGGTGCAGGAATGAACATCAACGCGATTATTTACAGGTACTAATTTTTTTTATTTACATGTACGAAAATACGTTTCCGAATACGCGTTTTAAGCATACCTTAACCTTTCTTCAAAAGCACATAGCAACTAGCGAGTCTATTTTAGATTTAGGGGTGGAGAATCCCTTTACAAAAATAATGGTTGCTCACCACTACAAGGTGGCCAACACACATGGTGAAGATTTAGATTTTGATTTTTCAAGTGTTACTGCCTCAAACGCCAAGGTGGTCACTGCCTTCGAAATTTTTGAACATTTACTTGCACCACTTAACGTATTGCGAGAAATTAAAGCAGATAAATTAGTGGCTAGTATTCCATTACGCCTGTGGTTTTCCCCCGCCTACCAAAGTAAAACCGATGCTTGGGATCGGCATTATCACGAGTTTGAAGATTGGCAATTCGATTGGCTTTTAGAAAAAGCAGGATGGAAGATTATCGACCGCACAAAATTTACAAACCCTGTCAACAAAATAGGATTTCGCCCTTTACTTCGGAAATTTACGCCACGATACTACTTGGTGTATGCGGAGCGTATCGTATAATTTTGATGTATCTTCCTTTTTGTAACTTCTAAAATTTTTAGGTGCTATATACCATTATAAGCAGTCATGTAAACTAGCGATTAAATTGAAGTTTATGGACCATTCAAAGAATGAAAAACGTATGAATTACATTATCGAGAATGAAGAATTAACGCTTCAATATATTCCAGGAAATGGGGCTTGGACGTATCAATTGATAATTCCAAATACAAAAGATATTAAAGGGAAATGGGGCGATTTAAAAGTTTCGGGAACAATAGATGCTTAT
The sequence above is drawn from the Cellulophaga sp. Hel_I_12 genome and encodes:
- a CDS encoding methyltransferase, coding for MYENTFPNTRFKHTLTFLQKHIATSESILDLGVENPFTKIMVAHHYKVANTHGEDLDFDFSSVTASNAKVVTAFEIFEHLLAPLNVLREIKADKLVASIPLRLWFSPAYQSKTDAWDRHYHEFEDWQFDWLLEKAGWKIIDRTKFTNPVNKIGFRPLLRKFTPRYYLVYAERIV
- a CDS encoding 3-oxoacyl-ACP synthase III family protein — translated: MKIGITGTGSYIPAVLTKNSAFNHHEFLNEDGTPFAHENEVIIEKFKAITGIEERRYAPDTLNTSDMAFFAAEKAIADARIDKETLDYIIFAHNFGDVNHGESQGDTLPSLATRVKHHLKIKNPKCVAYDILFGCPGWIEGVIQAYAFIKSGMAKKCLVIGAETLSRVVDQYDRDSMIYSDGAGATIIEASDANGEILAHASATYAFEEANFLFFGKSYAQKDTSGTKFIKMHGRKIYEFAVINVPKAMKECLDDSGLAISDVKKIFIHQANEKMDEAIVKRFYKAYGMAMPEGIMPMNIKENGNSSVATIPTLFDMVKKGKLAPHSVTKGDVVIFASVGAGMNINAIIYRY